TTATCATTTAGGAAATATGATGGGCGGCTATATTGCCACCTTTACCGCTTTTTTCTCTACTATGGTCACACGGTTTGAATTCATGAATCCATTTTTAGCTTTTGCATTACCTTCACTAATCGGAATTCCATTTATAATATACTGGACAAACAAAACAGAATTAAAATTTAACACAAAATGAAAAATATTTTTTACTTAGTAGTCATCATCCTTTCCAGTACTTTGATAAGCTGTAGTTACTTAAAAAATGTACAGTTATTAAGTGGCGGAGAATTAAAGCGTCAGAAGTTTGTACAAGCCATCCCTTTTGAGATGAGAAAGGACTTGATTGTGGTAAAAGCAAAAGTAAATGGTGATAGCACAGAGCGAGAATTTATTTTTGATACGGGCGCTTTCAATAGCAAAATTGAAAAGGGATTGGCAGAGTCGCTCAGTATGAAAACCATCACTACCAAATCCAATTCTACCGCAGCTGGAGTAACTAGAAAAATTGAGGTCACTAGAATAGACTCCTTAGTTTTTGGAGAAACGGCTTTTTATAATGTCGGAGCTGGAAAAGTTGAGTATGATGAGCAGTCTGCCAGTCCTTGCATAGCGCAGCATGGCATCATTGGGGCTAATATTATGAAGCTAGCCCACTGGAAAATTGATTACGAACATCAGATGATCTATTTTTCAGATCAACCCTTTGTAGTTAAAGAATCAGCTTACAATATTGAATTTGATAACCCATTGCTTTCTGGAACGCCATTGATTAGTATGAAAATAGGTGGAAAGGAAGCGCAGAACATCCTATTTGATGTGGGCTATAATGGTGGTTTAGTATTACCCATTGCCTTAGCCAAAGAATTTGAAGGAAGTGAAAAGTTATTTTTCGACAGATCAACTACTGGAATTTACGGAGCCAAAGCGGATACGCTTATTGAAAAACAGTTGGAAGTTGAAATTGATGGATTTCAGACTAGTATTCCTGTTAATTTCTCCGCAAACGGAAAAGCGCTCTTGGGCAATGAGTTTTTGAAGCACTTTGAGGTAATTATTAATTATGATAAGAATATAATTCAGTTGATTGAAAGAAAGACTGTCAGTATTGATCCTAATGCTCCATTCATTCCAGGTGTTTTGAATGATAATCAATGGGTGGTTGATAGAACTACTGAAGATTTACCTTTTGATTTGGGGGACACATTAAATTCAGTAAATGGCAAAACACCAAGAGAGTTATTTGATAATTACTGTGACTATCTAATGCATGTTGGGACTCTGATTAATACGGACAGCTTAAAGCTTGTGAAATCAAGCGGAGAAGAATTCATTATTAATAATAAATCTATTTCGAAGTGATGGTCAGAAGAATCACAGCATTAATTTCATATTTCTTATTGGGCTATTCTTTGGTAGCACAAGAATATGATCAAGCAATTGCCAAAGCGAGATTCCTCATTCAGGAACATCAAAAGCAAACTAATATTCCTGGGCTGCAAGTTGCAGTAATGATTGATGGTGAAATGATTTGGAGTGAATC
This is a stretch of genomic DNA from Marivirga harenae. It encodes these proteins:
- a CDS encoding retropepsin-like aspartic protease; protein product: MKNIFYLVVIILSSTLISCSYLKNVQLLSGGELKRQKFVQAIPFEMRKDLIVVKAKVNGDSTEREFIFDTGAFNSKIEKGLAESLSMKTITTKSNSTAAGVTRKIEVTRIDSLVFGETAFYNVGAGKVEYDEQSASPCIAQHGIIGANIMKLAHWKIDYEHQMIYFSDQPFVVKESAYNIEFDNPLLSGTPLISMKIGGKEAQNILFDVGYNGGLVLPIALAKEFEGSEKLFFDRSTTGIYGAKADTLIEKQLEVEIDGFQTSIPVNFSANGKALLGNEFLKHFEVIINYDKNIIQLIERKTVSIDPNAPFIPGVLNDNQWVVDRTTEDLPFDLGDTLNSVNGKTPRELFDNYCDYLMHVGTLINTDSLKLVKSSGEEFIINNKSISK